The region CGTCTGTATCATAAGTCCTTTTTCAAGAACAAAAATTACGATCGAAAGTTTAGTTATTATGACGATAGTAATGTGTTTaggtttttgttttttgatTGGGTTAATAGGTGGACAAGCCACGTTTCGAAAGGATACGTTGAACCTTACAAGTTACACCCTTTGCCAGTGTCGGATCAGATACTTCGCTGGCAGCCAATATTTTCGAAACATATTAGTGACGGGATAATTAAGCAGGAGCTCTTCAAAACATCGGAATCAAAGTCAAAAACCCGGGACAGGACCCAGACCCCGTACCGGTCGATAGTGATTAGGGCAATATTCTTGACATTCTGGAAGAGAACGCTGTTTGGACTTTTCGGAATACTGTGTACGAACTTGTTCGGAATGAGCGTCTCGATTTTGGTCtacgagctgctgaaggagttgCACAAGGGGCGTTTTAATTTCAGCAAGAACTTCATCCTGGTCTGTCTTATCACATTGTGTCAGTTTTTAGACGGCTTCTTTTTCGACCATCTGACCTTTTTCATGTATAGGCTCATTTACATCATCCAGTACTGTTGTTCTATTACCGTGTTTCAACACGGACTGTGCTACAGGAAGAGATTTTCAAATGAGGTAAATGGCTCCAACTGGCTGAGAGTTTGCAACGAAGTCGTCCACAGTTGTTCTGACTCAACGTGCAAAACAAACCCCTTATTCTGCCCATCTTTGAGGTACCAGAACAAGGATCTGTGCCCTCAGATTTTTTCATTCGAGTTCATCGATTCGTACTATATTTCAGCCTTTTTCGACTTTTTGATTTCGCTAATTCAGTTTTCATCCAACTGCATATACGGATTTCTGCTCATCAGATACTATATTAACCTCAGGGTGATGTCCCTGGTTGTTACTgttgtaatttttattgctTTAGTTTTAATCGTTGAAGGCTTCAACACTTTTGTTcttaactatttatattcctTTAAGGATTATAGGATTAGCCAATGCAGAGATGTTATTTGTTCCATTTATATCATTGTCAAAATGTCCCTAGAATCTGTAGCACACAACATCATTACAGAGACTAGAAACACTGAAATCACCTTGGTCATTGTACGACTAATGCTTTCCTTTCTAAACAAGATTTTCTTTACCATCGCCGTTTCCGGTATTTTCCTACTGATATTGAATGACTTCGTCGAAGACTTGAAAAAGGTGAACGATATAAGAAAGATCGATGGCGTGGGACTTCTGGCCATGCTTTATATATTGATGAAGatcattttttcaatttcgCTCTTTCCCCAGGCCATTAAGCAAATGTTCACATCGATCGCCTCGTATCGTAGGATAAAGAAATTTATCTGCGATTGCTCACCTAACTTTTATATCAGTGACAATAAATTCACGGGTTCCACCCGCACATCTTTAAATGTAGTTCCTATGGACAAGCATCTTCCTAAGGACATTGTAGTCTACTACAAGGACGCCTCGTTTGCATGGGTTTGTTCGAGCAAGGACTTGTTGGATTACAACTACGAGCCTTCGCTCaacaatgttaattttcAACTGAAACGGGGCGAGATTGCCATAATTACTGGTGCTCAGGGTTCTGGTAAATCTAACTTCATAAAGTCAATGCTTGGTGAGATGACTCTGGTTGGTGGGTCAATGGCTGTTGTTCCATTGCACACATCAATGCCCATATTTTATGCTTCACAGGATATATGGTTACATCAGGGCACCATCAGATCAAACATCACATTTGGCTATCGCTTCGACGAACAGATATACAACACGGTGTTGAAGGCAGTTGAACTTCAGTCTGATATATCCACTTGGGAGAAGGGTGACCTCCGTGTCGTATCTGACAACGCCCACACTCTGAGTGGTGGTCAGCGTGTGAGAATGGAAATGGCTCGTGCCATATATGCCTATCTCATATTCCACCAGGTTAACTCTGACTACAACAACGGCAAGTGCTCATTCTTGATGTGCCTCGACTCACCCTTCCACGGTCTCGATCCTTTCGTCTCGAAAACTGTGTTCAACAATTTGTTTAACATCAAGACTGGAGTACTCATCAAGGACGATCTTTCTGTGGTCTTATCTTCCACAAAGAGGTCGCTCGACATTTGCTTGAAGTCGGCCGACTTGATGCAGTTCCCTGACATTCCCGTTTACAACATACTTAACCTAAACATGGTTCTCTATCGTACTTTGCATTCGAATGACGAGTTTGACTCCCCTACGCCCAGCTCGAGCTCTTTTTCCCCGAAATTATCTCTGAGCCCTCGATCCTCACCTTCGCCGAAAGAGGCTCCGAAGGCCTACGGCGAGTTGATAGATCTTGCGTACGATAGGAACACGGGCAAGGCGTCGACCAACCTTGTCACCGCCGACAAGTACGGCAAGTCGGACTTCATTGCGGGTCCAGGTAAAAGGGGCGG is a window of Theileria orientalis strain Shintoku DNA, chromosome 2, complete genome DNA encoding:
- a CDS encoding uncharacterized protein (ABC transporter related domain containing protein), producing the protein MELHGTYMDNPESDRQEDRPNTCPDYPFWESRLYHKSFFKNKNYDRKFSYYDDSNVFRFLFFDWVNRWTSHVSKGYVEPYKLHPLPVSDQILRWQPIFSKHISDGIIKQELFKTSESKSKTRDRTQTPYRSIVIRAIFLTFWKRTLFGLFGILCTNLFGMSVSILVYELLKELHKGRFNFSKNFILVCLITLCQFLDGFFFDHLTFFMYRLIYIIQYCCSITVFQHGLCYRKRFSNEVNGSNWLRVCNEVVHSCSDSTCKTNPLFCPSLRYQNKDLCPQIFSFEFIDSYYISAFFDFLISLIQFSSNCIYGFLLIRYYINLRVMSLVVTVVIFIALVLIVEGFNTFVLNYLYSFKDYRISQCRDVICSIYIIVKMSLESVAHNIITETRNTEITLVIVRLMLSFLNKIFFTIAVSGIFLLILNDFVEDLKKVNDIRKIDGVGLLAMLYILMKIIFSISLFPQAIKQMFTSIASYRRIKKFICDCSPNFYISDNKFTGSTRTSLNVVPMDKHLPKDIVVYYKDASFAWVCSSKDLLDYNYEPSLNNVNFQLKRGEIAIITGAQGSGKSNFIKSMLGEMTLVGGSMAVVPLHTSMPIFYASQDIWLHQGTIRSNITFGYRFDEQIYNTVLKAVELQSDISTWEKGDLRVVSDNAHTLSGGQRVRMEMARAIYAYLIFHQVNSDYNNGKCSFLMCLDSPFHGLDPFVSKTVFNNLFNIKTGVLIKDDLSVVLSSTKRSLDICLKSADLMQFPDIPVYNILNLNMVLYRTLHSNDEFDSPTPSSSSFSPKLSLSPRSSPSPKEAPKAYGELIDLAYDRNTGKASTNLVTADKYGKSDFIAGPGKRGGFKPYIIYFSAAGFFFVLFIVFMFACTIMDNIKFIFASDLSDYIKDRMEGVTNPSDMMNRFSDIKTYSDKSLKRISIFTVGVVSVCFLANVFLTASCVISSRKIHEYCIDSIFRYSASVVKIKGDVSRLITYLSSDIFQIDESLGYAMATALVSLVESIIHVLTLCYLIPLSTPVIAVMIFIVIKFVFVSYVNASKNLQIASMEASSQINDLCEKAISGSVTFRCFKKEQEFLRNIIEHTDYYMRCLFLNKSVLSRSSINFKFLLSIINLVLLIPLVRREFFKVRFHSGIYGLAVSLAMIFGYTFTNFMIWFGRLEVLMCTIKRFESFVPPGTKCRFLKKKNVREEGLIVKFSENVCTDEQANISKNTLYKRREREYARSNSCFPPFKGLIRKPLIHKLDVSKHLPSNHFVVQIKNMFVRTSESTDQDQKHILKNISVSASGSDIIGIIGRTGSGKTTLLSVLQNTVENRTGQVILDGKDLNEIPKDILTQIIGVLPQLPFVFKGWTIRRFLDPRKLFSDEEINQALENCGLLELVNGLHGFQKLDTVIIPEDFMFVSKRKTMKIEKPVNRESKYRKTLNVEDLINYYADSDMILSSSQLRTLSFARLVLYRQFYRILLIDEPPSDNCVEGEEETVIQEVGIPIYELIQKYFSHCTTFLTAHDANALVMCTSVWVLHNGQLIRTCKREEIMANESIASIIEESVRRRSLNK